The Setaria viridis chromosome 6, Setaria_viridis_v4.0, whole genome shotgun sequence genome includes the window AAATTGTTCTTAGACGAAGTTTTCATGCATAAATATCCTCTGCTGGGAATAGTCCCTGTGCTTCCTCCGGGAGCTCAGGCTGATACTGGAGCTGTTCGTAGTTCAGCTGTCTGGCAGCTTCATACAGGGCGATCCCAACGCTGACAGAGAGATTCAGGCACCGGACATAGGTTTCCACCATGGGAATCCGGATGGTTCCACCGCCTAGGCCTTCTCTACTGCAATCCTCAAGGGCTTGTTGAGGTAATCCTTTGGTTTCAGAACCAAAGACTAGCCAGTCCCCTGGCTTGTATGAGAAATCCTAAGCCAAAATATGAACACAAGTCAAGCAAACACTAAAGAAACCGGGTTGCAGATTTATTGTAGGACAATACAAAAGGTATTGAGATAAGATCAAGTCAAGGTGTTCCAGTATAAATCACCATTAACACATGCCATTTCAGTATTTCACGGTAAGAACAAATGCTAGTAGTGTGAAGAAGGATTTGGTAGCAAGTAGCTAATATGAGCAACCGTTACGTACTGAATGAATGCTTGTTCCTCTTTTCGTAAATGCCAACAGCCTTTTTTCTCCTTCCTAATGTAAACAAAAACATTAAACAAAAATAGAATTTAATCGGGAAATTATATTGACCGGAGGATAGAAAAATTGTGGTACCTGCTTCACGAAATAATCACGGAAGTCATCCCAGGAGTCATGGATCTTGACAACAACATATCTTAGTCGTAGTGATTAAGGTAGCATATTGATGATCGAGGAAAGGATAGAAAATGTTTATTTGAATGGATGGGTTATGTCAATACTCAGCGCTACCAAGTTTGGCACTTTGCAATTcatatattatcatataaacaGTTGATAGCTTACATCCAATGAAAGGATACGGCCAATAATCCAATCCTGCACGCTTCAATTTTGTGTCATCTACGTTAAAACCTAATGGCtggagggggaaaaaaatcaaactatgATTTCagagagcacaacactccagaTGAATGACAATACAAAGGCAACAAAGATGAAATCATTAATGCTGTCCACCTCTTCGCTTAAGAAcacaacaaagaaaacaacacaTAACACTAACCTTACCCCGACAAGATGCAGGCCTACTGCAGATGCAGCACACGTCCTTGCTATGGATCCTGTATTTCCTGGGATCTACAAAGTACAATCATCAATAATTCAGTGACAAAGAGGTAACCCAAACAATCAGATCATCTGCAGGCACATAGTAATAAAATGAAAATCAGCAGACAAAATCTAATGCATCAGATCAAATTCTAATCCACCTGACTGTAAAATTTGATCATAGAATGCCAGAAAGGCAACATGGTTAGCAATGCCTAAAATTTGCAGTCACAACCACCAACATCAGTAGATATAGCACATGTTCGTCAATACTGAATCATTCGCAAGCCGAGATCCTAATTTAGTAATTTATAACTCGTACAGGTACTTTGCAACCGGACACGGAAAGGGAGGCGCGAAAGCAGTTACCAGCGGCGAAACCAGCACGACGTGAAGCATCCTCCTGGCGCacgccacctccgcgccgctcCCCACGGGCCCAACCGCGGCGCCATTGCCATTTCCACTCGCAGCAACTGCAAACGCGCAGGCGCAAACAGATTAGAGAGACGCCGCTAAGGAATCGCGCCGAGGGGCGCAGGAGAACCGGACGGAGACAGTGCTCTCGCCACGCACGGGAGCAGAAAGCAGGGGAGCAGGATGCCGTGCccacgcggcgccgccgctcgcctcgaGCGGCCGCGAGCCCACCGCGTTTGAATCCGCCGCAGGAGTAGTAGCGGTGGCCGAGGGCGCGCAGCCGCAGGCCAGCCTCCATCTCGCTTGCGGCACCCGCGGGTGGCTCGATTCGTAATccgacccgccgccggcggtggcgcggcctcCGAGGGATAAGGTGGAAGGGAAACGGCTCCGGATGATGGAATGGGCCTCTTGGGCTTTCCTTCCAATGGTTTTGCTTTTTGGGTGGGGGCCTAAAATTGAGAAGCGGATTGGAACTGGGTGCTTGGTCTTTTGGTGTTACCTGAATCTGAAGTGGGCCTACTTGCATCTTACATGGAAATGAGGAGATCCTTCAGGGCCTCAGATTTGATGGTCCCGGATTGGGCTTAGCATTAACGCTCGCTACGAAAACGGAAATTGGTCTTGCTACGAAAGATCGCGATATCTGGAAAATACCATCAAACCTTCAACGCTCCGTAAAATATCATAGGAAGAATGCAACGTCACTTGGATATAGTATTCCGTCACGTTTGGAACAGACGTCGATGCTTCTTCCGTGAAGCTCTTCCCATTCTTCCTGAGGTGAGTGCGGCCGCTGCCTCTGCTTCGGGTGGGACCCGCCGCCCGTCCAGCCAAATCCGTCGCCGCCGACAAACCCAAGCCGGACCCCTCCCTGCTAGTGCACCATCCGTGGCGAGGCAAGGCCAAGCTCGTGCGCTCATTCCTTGTCGCCAGCCCCCGCACCACCGCGTCTTCCTAGCCTACGGCAACGGACGGAGGAGGACTAGCCTCGGGAGCctcagcagcgccgccacctcaTAGATGGAGGACCTCCGGCAAGCTCGATCCCAAGCCCTCCTGACCTTGGCTCACCCCGATGTGGCCCCACGAACGAGCCCGGCCGCTGCCTGAGCTCCTTCACCCCTGCCGTCACCTCTCTGTGCGATGCCCTAGGCCCGCACCCAGCCTAGGACTAGGGGCCAGCACGGGCCTGCCTCGTCCTCGCCCGCCCCTAGCACCTGCGCCGTGCCGCTGTGCTCGGCCTTGCCGATGGAGGGGACAGGGGAGGCACGCGGAGGTAAGGTGGAAGAGAGGTGCTTCCTGCTTGGCGAGGCGCGCAGGGAGGGGGTGCTCCTAGAGCTGCTTGGCGGCAGGATGGGGaagcgaggtggaggtggaggaggtgcaaCGCCATGTGCGTGGACAACGACGGAGGTGGGGAGAAGATACGGTAAAAGGGGACCGAGAGCTCAGCTTCACGGAAGCAACGGCGTTTGCTTCAAACTTGATAGAATGGTAACGTTGTATTCTTTCGATGATATTTTACGAAACGTCGAAAGTTTGATGGTATTTTCCGAATATCGTGATCTTTTGATGCTATGAGACTAATTTTCCGCTACGAAAACTGCGCGGCTCAAACACGAGAGACAACACAATTTGATGTGACCTTGATTCCCACCAGAAGGCAGAAGCCAAGAACTTGCAAATATCATCTTCatcattaaaaagaaaaaaaacactttgCGATTGCCAATAATTATGACGTGCTATTACGTGTCGGCTAGTCACGCAGGACTCACGCGGGGAACCCAATTCCGGCCACGGTTCACGTCGAGCAGCCACAGAACAGTGCTCCCGGAGTGGCTTTATCCAGACACCATCAGAGCAAGAAAAGTCAGCAACCAAAAGTTGTCGATCTTTTGATCAGCGTCAGGAAGGCGAGGGAGTATCCAGGAGCCATCACGCTGGAACAAGGCATCTGCATCAGTGCATCCTGCATCCAAAAATCAAGAAGCATCTGCATCCACATTCCATACCACACGAACCCGTCTCGCGCTAGCTAGCTCGTCGGACATATTCGGCTGTTCCTGTACGACCGAAATGGCAACACACTCACACCACCCATAAAGGGCCCATCGCAACCGTTCGATCCGCTGATGGGAACGAACAGAGGCGATCGAAAAGGCGATATGCGTCACGGCTGCTACTGCTGCACGCGATCGATCTGCTCGCAAGTTCTGCTGGTGATTCGCCGGATAATTGTTCCTGCAAAGGCGTTCTTGGATGCGCGCAGACTGCTCGGGTGTGTGTTGCGATGGCTGAATCCTCTGAATCGCAACACGGGGCCGTGCGAAAAAGCACCAGAATAGCTAGCGTCCTAGCTCGGATAGAGGGTGACGGTGTCAGCAGCTGCTTACCGACCACGGCACACGATTCTCCATGTGTGCATACTAGTCAAAAATTCGGGTGCTTACTTGCTTTTGTTCAGAATTATTGCATGCATTGCGCATAGCATCTTATGTCAGACCGAGCATTATCAAGAGAGAGAAAATCCGTCCATTCGCAGATAATTTCTCCGTTGGTGAGTTCCTGATGCAGCAATCA containing:
- the LOC117861209 gene encoding uncharacterized protein, giving the protein MQVGPLQIQVTPKDQAPSSNPLLNFRPPPKKQNHWKESPRGPFHHPEPFPFHLIPRRPRHRRRRVGLRIEPPAGAASEMEAGLRLRALGHRYYSCGGFKRGGLAAARGERRRRVGTASCSPAFCSLAASGNGNGAAVGPVGSGAEVACARRMLHVVLVSPLIPGNTGSIARTCAASAVGLHLVGPLGFNVDDTKLKRAGLDYWPYVVVKIHDSWDDFRDYFVKQEGEKRLLAFTKRGTSIHSDFSYKPGDWLVFGSETKGLPQQALEDCSREGLGGGTIRIPMVETYVRCLNLSVSVGIALYEAARQLNYEQLQYQPELPEEAQGLFPAEDIYA